The following coding sequences lie in one Gemmatimonadaceae bacterium genomic window:
- a CDS encoding Lrp/AsnC ligand binding domain-containing protein, translating into MITTIVLIRVEPTQIPNAARMLAGVDGVAEVYSVSGDWDLVAIVRVPEYDQIARVVTEVFPTVPGIQRTQTLTAFRAYSKGDLQQAWDIGVE; encoded by the coding sequence GTGATCACGACCATCGTACTCATTCGCGTGGAGCCCACGCAGATCCCCAATGCCGCCAGGATGCTGGCCGGGGTGGACGGTGTGGCGGAGGTGTACTCGGTGTCGGGCGATTGGGACCTCGTGGCGATCGTCCGCGTGCCGGAGTACGACCAGATCGCGCGCGTGGTGACCGAGGTGTTCCCCACCGTGCCGGGCATCCAGCGGACGCAGACGCTGACGGCGTTCCGGGCCTATTCCAAGGGCGATCTGCAGCAGGCCTGGGACATCGGCGTGGAGTGA